In Hemicordylus capensis ecotype Gifberg chromosome 3, rHemCap1.1.pri, whole genome shotgun sequence, one DNA window encodes the following:
- the GPR83 gene encoding G-protein coupled receptor 83 gives MPVPGEFRPILEDWQLYFTATFSSLFQKTEDVTRCLCLPDFPEPADLFWEYLDLTTFVLLYVLPLLIISVTYMSVAKKLWFRNAIGDMTVEQHFALQRKKRMTIMMLMLVVVIFAVCWFPLNCYVILLSSQVIHTNNGLYFAFHWLAMSSTCYNPFIYCWLNENFRAELKAFFNICRRSPGPREQGLSSCSAPSFRAAWPARDDCQKLQISHGLFSTFNCQSGKTDIMSVEPIVAVS, from the exons atgccagttcctggagaATTTAGGCCAATTCTGGAGGATTGGCAACTCTACTTTACTGCTACATTTTCAAGCCTGTTTCAGAAGAC TGAAGATGTCACCCGATGCTTGTGTCTCCCTGATTTCCCTGAGCCGGCGGATCTATTCTGGGAGTATTTGGACCTGACAACCTTCGTTCTGCTCTATGTCCTGCCCCTTCTCATCATCTCTGTCACCTACATGTCTGTTGCCAAGAAACTCTGGTTCCGCAATGCCATCGGGGACATGACAGTGGAGCAGCACTTTGCCCTTCAGaggaagaagagaatgaccaTTATGATGCTGATGTTGGTGGTGGTCATCTTTGCAGTGTGCTGGTTCCCTCTGAACTGCTACGTCATTCTTCTCTCCAGCCAAGTCATCCACACCAACAATGGCTTGTACTTTGCTTTTCACTGGCTTGCCATGAGCAGCACTTGTTACAACCCTTTTATTTACTGCTGGCTCAATGAGAACTTCAGGGCAGAGCTGAAGGCATTTTTCAACATCTGCCGGAGAAGCCCTGGCCCAAGAGAGCAAGGACTTTCTTCTTGCAGTGCTCCATCCTTCAGAGCAGCCTGGCCTGCAAGGGATGACTGCCAGAAATTGCAGATCTCCCATGGCCTCTTTTCAACCTTCAACTGCCAGTCAGGAAAGACTGATATCATGTCTGTTGAACCTATAGTTGCTGTAAGCTGA